The following proteins are encoded in a genomic region of Papaver somniferum cultivar HN1 unplaced genomic scaffold, ASM357369v1 unplaced-scaffold_10, whole genome shotgun sequence:
- the LOC113326706 gene encoding uncharacterized protein LOC113326706, translating into MSASKTSLVLFLFALIAISENLQMVSALGLVIEVSALGLKCGGEALVIVKLPPGDSCAAVIPLHPQYCDNHCQNACPVGLKLGVAPCVDNLISVGYAYCGCCCIPI; encoded by the exons ATGTCTGCTAGTAAGACTTCATTGGTGCTCTTTCTCTTTGCCTTAATCGCTATTTCCGAAAATCTGC AGATGGTATCAGCTTTAGGTCTTGTGATTGAGGTATCAGCTCTGGGTCTTAAATGCGGTGGTGAAGCACTAGTGATAGTCAAACTACCTCCAGGAGATTCATGCGCGGCTGTTATTCCTCTGCACCCACAGTACTGTGATAATCATTGTCAAAATGCATGCCCAGTAGGCCTCAAATTGGGCGTTGCCCCATGCGTGGATAATCTCATTTCAGTCGGATATGCATATTGCGGATGTTGCTGCATTCCTATATAA
- the LOC113326321 gene encoding cytochrome P450 76A1-like encodes MHLKNIIDEFSKERKSRDVATRNNEEKDFWDLLMDFEGSGKDEPWKMSDKHINSFIMVSKFIYWNKLAELDEAISGGTDTTVSTVEWVMTEVARNREVMSWKDRDEISHVVGYNRNIEESDIGSLPYLGADSASWDNPFSSNPDRFLGDTTDYRGIHSRFLPFGAGRRMFPGLSMVHQILPMLVGSLLQSFDWTLENGVAPESINMNGKIEMSLKKSTPLRIIPRASPLAV; translated from the exons ATGCATTTGAAAAATATTATTGATGAGTTTTCAAAGGAGCGAAAAAGCAGGGATGTTGCTACACGCAATAACGAGGAGAAGGATTTTTGGGATTTATTGATGGATTTTGAAGGCAGTGGCAAAGATGAACCATGGAAAATGTCAGACAAACACATTAATTCGTTTATAATGGTGAGTAAATTCATATATTGGAACAAACTTGCAGAATTGGATG AAGCAATTAGCGGAGGAACCGACACAACAGTGTCTACCGTAGAATGGGTAATGACAGAAGTTGCTCGCAATCGAGAGGTAATGAGCTGGAAGGACAGAGATGAGATTTCCCATGTTGTTGGATATAACAGAAATATTGAAGAAAGTGATATTGGAAGTTTACCTTATCTTGGTGCG GATTCAGCTTCATGGGATAATCCATTCTCGTCTAATCCAGATCGTTTCTTAGGAGATACTACTGATTACCGTGGAATACATTCTCGGTTCTTACCGTTTGGCGCTGGAAGACGTATGTTTCCTGGCCTCTCAATGGTCCATCAAATTCTTCCCATGTTGGTTGGATCATTGCTCCAATCTTTCGATTGGACCCTTGAGAATGGCGTCGCTCCTGAATCCATAAACATGAATGGAAAAATAGAGATGTCATTGAAGAAGTCCACTCCTCTAAGAATAATACCAAGAGCATCGCCTCTTGCAGTGTGA